One Nostoc punctiforme PCC 73102 DNA window includes the following coding sequences:
- a CDS encoding STAS domain-containing protein — MERIPILKMGNFLLVTIQVDMYDRLAMTLQDDLTNRITQTHAHGVLIDISGLEIVDSFIGRILGNIARISRVLDAQTVVVGMQPAVAITLVELGLSLTGIRTALNVEKGMALLRSSLNETTNQVIATQWRADDDAED; from the coding sequence ATGGAACGTATTCCTATACTCAAAATGGGCAATTTCCTACTTGTGACAATTCAAGTGGATATGTACGATCGCCTCGCCATGACTTTACAGGATGACTTGACCAACCGCATCACTCAAACTCACGCTCACGGTGTCTTGATCGATATTTCTGGATTAGAAATTGTCGATTCCTTCATTGGGAGGATTTTAGGCAACATTGCCAGAATATCACGGGTGTTGGATGCCCAAACAGTTGTCGTTGGGATGCAGCCTGCTGTGGCAATTACCCTGGTGGAATTGGGGCTGTCGCTGACGGGTATTCGCACTGCCCTAAACGTAGAAAAAGGTATGGCACTCTTGCGATCGTCACTCAATGAAACTACAAATCAGGTCATTGCCACTCAATGGCGTGCAGATGACGATGCAGAAGACTGA
- a CDS encoding ATP-binding protein, with amino-acid sequence MRQESEERFQAFMAHSPAAAWITDADGKVIYLSPTYVNTFQLFTQDAIGKTAFELFDLEIATQLLNNIQTVAKTNQVLETIEMAPRLDGTIGDFLVYKFPIAHLSGQSLVGGVAIDVTSRRRAEEEREELLLREQAAREAAETANRIKDEFLAVLSHELRTPLNPILGWIKLLRTHQLSEEKKAIALETIERNAKLQTQLIADLLDVSRILQGKLTLNISSVDLAATIAAANETVALAAEAKSIQIHTEIAPDVQLFMGDASRLQQVVWNLLTNAVKFTPTGGEVKIKLESTNTYTQIQVSDTGKGITPEFLPYVFETFRQADSATTRKFGGLGLGLAIVRHIVEMHGGTVHADSKGEDQGAIFTVRLPLITTFLQPNQNKSLPKISLNLRGVRVLTVEDEQDTRELLVFMIEQYGAEVTAAASGREALKILKQSQPDILICDIAMPEMDGYMLIRQVRSWPKGQGGQIKAIALTAYAGESDQKQALAAGFQRHLSKPIDPEELVEAIASLI; translated from the coding sequence GTGCGGCAAGAAAGTGAAGAACGCTTTCAGGCATTCATGGCACATAGTCCTGCTGCTGCTTGGATTACAGATGCAGATGGTAAAGTTATTTACCTTAGTCCGACTTATGTAAATACTTTTCAGCTATTTACTCAAGATGCGATCGGCAAAACTGCATTTGAATTGTTTGATCTTGAGATTGCCACCCAATTATTAAACAACATCCAAACAGTGGCTAAAACTAATCAGGTTTTAGAGACAATTGAAATGGCACCTCGTCTGGATGGCACAATAGGCGATTTCCTCGTTTATAAATTCCCCATTGCTCATTTATCTGGGCAATCTTTGGTAGGGGGAGTAGCAATTGATGTGACTTCCCGCAGGCGAGCGGAAGAAGAACGCGAAGAATTACTGCTACGCGAACAAGCTGCACGAGAAGCAGCTGAAACTGCCAACCGCATTAAAGATGAATTTTTGGCGGTGTTGTCTCATGAATTGCGAACGCCGCTAAATCCGATACTTGGCTGGATAAAATTGCTGCGGACTCACCAATTAAGTGAGGAGAAAAAAGCGATCGCTTTAGAAACAATCGAACGCAATGCTAAATTACAAACTCAACTGATCGCTGATTTATTAGATGTCTCCCGCATTCTGCAAGGCAAATTAACGCTGAACATTTCTTCAGTTGATTTAGCTGCAACTATTGCAGCTGCCAATGAAACAGTCGCTTTAGCAGCAGAAGCGAAATCGATTCAAATTCACACTGAGATTGCACCAGATGTCCAGCTTTTTATGGGTGATGCTAGTCGCTTGCAACAAGTAGTGTGGAATTTACTTACTAATGCGGTGAAGTTTACCCCAACTGGCGGCGAGGTAAAAATCAAATTAGAGTCTACCAATACCTACACTCAGATTCAAGTTAGCGATACAGGCAAGGGGATTACACCAGAGTTTTTACCTTACGTGTTTGAAACATTCCGTCAAGCTGATAGTGCCACAACACGCAAGTTTGGCGGCTTGGGATTAGGATTAGCAATTGTCCGACACATTGTAGAAATGCATGGTGGTACAGTTCACGCAGACAGCAAAGGAGAAGACCAAGGAGCAATATTTACAGTTAGATTACCGCTCATCACTACATTTTTACAACCAAATCAAAATAAAAGTTTACCTAAAATCTCGTTGAATTTGCGCGGTGTGCGGGTGCTGACAGTAGAGGATGAGCAAGATACGCGAGAACTACTGGTATTCATGATTGAGCAATATGGTGCAGAAGTGACAGCCGCCGCATCCGGTCGTGAGGCATTAAAGATATTAAAACAATCTCAGCCAGATATTCTCATCTGTGATATTGCTATGCCAGAGATGGACGGATATATGCTCATCCGTCAGGTAAGAAGTTGGCCAAAAGGACAAGGCGGACAGATAAAAGCGATCGCGCTGACAGCTTATGCTGGAGAATCCGATCAAAAACAAGCTCTCGCAGCAGGTTTTCAAAGACACTTATCCAAACCGATTGATCCCGAAGAACTAGTAGAAGCGATCGCTAGTTTAATATGA
- a CDS encoding STAS domain-containing protein, with product MSESKIPEILETFEADLLSEWTQELANVNIRKGLIKEAELKEECREFLSLFRSAVGQGKLTNIQAGAWEDMREILNSISRSRSQKGFTPAETATFVFSFKQPLFKRMRQQLQDPIELSEEIWLATNLLDQLGLLTIEVYQKAREDVILRQQEELMELSTPVIKLWEGILALPIIGTLDSARTQMMMESLLQKIVETGSEIAIIDITGVPTVDTLTAQHLLKTVTAARLMGADCMISGIRPQIAQTIVYLGIDLTDITTKATLADAFLIALKRLGVSITPSQPK from the coding sequence ATGAGCGAAAGTAAGATACCAGAAATCCTGGAAACCTTTGAGGCAGACTTGCTGTCAGAGTGGACTCAGGAGTTAGCCAATGTCAATATTCGGAAAGGCTTGATTAAAGAAGCCGAGCTAAAGGAGGAGTGCCGGGAATTCCTGAGCTTGTTTCGGAGTGCCGTTGGGCAGGGCAAGTTGACCAATATTCAGGCAGGGGCGTGGGAGGATATGCGAGAGATACTAAACAGCATTTCTCGATCGCGATCGCAAAAAGGCTTCACACCGGCGGAAACAGCTACATTCGTCTTTTCGTTCAAGCAACCCCTTTTCAAGCGGATGCGTCAGCAATTGCAAGACCCCATTGAGTTGAGTGAGGAGATATGGCTAGCCACCAACTTACTGGATCAGCTGGGATTGCTGACAATTGAAGTGTATCAAAAGGCGCGGGAAGACGTGATTTTGCGGCAGCAGGAAGAGTTGATGGAGCTATCTACCCCAGTGATTAAACTTTGGGAAGGAATTTTGGCATTACCCATTATCGGCACCCTGGATAGTGCCCGCACGCAAATGATGATGGAGTCGTTGTTGCAGAAAATTGTTGAAACCGGGTCAGAAATTGCCATCATTGACATTACGGGGGTTCCCACCGTGGATACCCTCACCGCTCAACATCTGCTCAAGACCGTTACTGCTGCCCGTCTCATGGGAGCCGATTGTATGATTAGTGGGATTCGTCCTCAAATTGCCCAAACGATCGTTTATCTCGGCATTGATTTGACTGATATCACAACGAAGGCAACCTTAGCTGATGCCTTTCTCATAGCACTAAAACGTTTGGGAGTGAGTATTACCCCCTCTCAACCCAAATGA
- a CDS encoding ATP-binding protein, translating into MSSENQRVSNSATDALFVFADNNDAFIFADDDGRQPSNEDDITSQAVPNSPPAPVAVWKVLIVDDDVLVHRATTLVLEDCTFESKPLMFFHAYSGTEAKSLIQAHPDTALILLDVVMETHDAGLQVVQYIRAELHNHKVRIVLRTGQPGEAPEASVILGYDINDYRLKTELTRQKLITVVISSLRSYSNILTIENQNSKLTLALDHLQKTQAQLIQAEKMSSLGQMVAGVAHEINNPANFIYGNLFHTETYVQALLKLIKTYQQHYPAPVKAIQTTTESIDLPFLMEDLPKLFNSMQAGAERIKHIVDSLRNFSRLDEAGIKPVDIHSGIDSTLLILQHRLQANDNHPKITVIKEYGQLPLVKCYASDLNQVFMNILSNAIDALEMGTQRPAQCIAGDGEITSEIFSQCPLPIIHIRTEIHDANKVLIRIADNGPGMNESTLNSIFNPFFTTKPIGSGTGLGLSTSYSIVVQQHGGNLSCSSMPGKGTEFVIDISIQDPVKVKI; encoded by the coding sequence ATGTCGAGCGAAAATCAAAGGGTTTCCAACTCAGCAACTGACGCTCTTTTCGTCTTTGCGGACAACAATGATGCGTTTATCTTTGCAGATGACGATGGTAGACAACCAAGCAATGAAGATGATATTACTTCCCAAGCGGTTCCAAACTCTCCACCAGCGCCTGTAGCAGTTTGGAAAGTCTTGATCGTGGATGATGATGTATTAGTCCATCGAGCCACGACCCTAGTTCTGGAAGATTGCACCTTTGAGAGTAAACCACTGATGTTTTTCCATGCTTACTCTGGTACAGAAGCGAAGTCTTTAATCCAGGCACATCCAGATACAGCATTAATTTTGCTGGATGTCGTTATGGAAACACATGATGCTGGATTACAGGTGGTTCAGTATATTAGAGCAGAATTGCACAACCACAAAGTACGAATTGTTTTACGTACAGGTCAGCCTGGAGAAGCGCCGGAAGCCTCAGTTATTCTGGGCTACGATATTAACGACTATCGCCTGAAGACAGAACTGACACGACAAAAACTGATTACAGTGGTGATTTCTTCCCTCCGTTCCTACAGTAATATCCTCACAATAGAAAACCAAAATTCTAAATTAACTCTAGCCTTAGACCATCTTCAAAAAACTCAAGCTCAACTGATTCAAGCTGAAAAAATGTCGTCTTTAGGGCAAATGGTTGCAGGAGTTGCTCACGAAATAAACAATCCTGCCAACTTTATTTATGGCAACTTGTTTCATACTGAAACTTATGTGCAGGCTCTGTTAAAACTCATCAAAACCTATCAACAACATTATCCCGCTCCAGTGAAGGCGATCCAAACTACAACAGAGTCTATTGATTTACCGTTTTTGATGGAAGATTTACCTAAACTATTCAACTCAATGCAAGCTGGAGCTGAACGTATTAAACATATTGTGGACTCACTGCGTAACTTCTCCCGCCTAGATGAAGCGGGAATTAAACCAGTAGATATTCACTCCGGCATTGATAGCACTCTGTTAATTTTACAGCACCGACTTCAAGCTAATGATAATCATCCAAAAATTACAGTAATTAAAGAATATGGTCAACTGCCTTTGGTCAAATGCTATGCCAGTGACCTCAATCAGGTATTTATGAATATTTTAAGTAATGCAATTGATGCTTTGGAAATGGGGACACAACGACCGGCTCAGTGCATCGCTGGCGACGGGGAAATCACAAGTGAGATATTTTCCCAATGTCCGCTCCCCATAATTCACATTCGCACTGAAATTCACGATGCTAATAAGGTACTGATTCGTATTGCTGACAATGGTCCAGGCATGAATGAGTCGACACTAAACAGCATATTCAATCCTTTTTTCACCACTAAACCTATAGGCAGTGGTACAGGTTTAGGATTATCGACTAGTTACTCGATTGTGGTGCAACAGCATGGAGGCAATTTAAGCTGCTCTTCCATGCCAGGTAAGGGTACAGAGTTTGTCATCGATATTTCAATACAAGACCCAGTGAAGGTTAAAATCTAA
- a CDS encoding PAS domain-containing sensor histidine kinase yields MRSWLNSTLRIRLVLLVLLAVVPALGLILYTASEQRRTATVEAREQTLRLARLAANNQKQVVEGTRQLLMILAQLPVVRQGNSAECNQLLTDILKQHSAYANFAVLDGQGNVICTGIAYSGSVNLRDRSYFQRALQTRKFVVGDYQIDRVTKKATLNFAYPILDKAGRVQTVVVAALDLAQLNQLAAQIKMPQGSVLSLVDKKGTLLVRYPNTQNWVGKSISPDAFARMKIAQVEGIDEVTSLDGVPRIFAFIPLGDNPVKPDGYIRIGIPKSEVFANADSLLFRNLISLGAVTFLAIAAAWVGGDVFFLNQIQSLVQTAKTLGSGQLNTRTGLAHISGELSQLAQAIDKMAAALEAREIAIASLSQNMQTLFELIPIGILIAEDMEFKEVKSNPAFAEILGILPEVNVSSTPVNAPPPSYKILRQGKELSPEEYPLRYAAIHNTEVKGTEVDIVRGNGTIFNLFGYAAPLLDEQDNPRGSVAAFLNITERKQAEECTRKLMSQVQHQANILNAILSASVDHIYIFDRHGHYQYVSEGGAAV; encoded by the coding sequence ATGCGCTCTTGGTTAAACAGTACACTTCGCATTCGCTTAGTACTTCTCGTCCTTTTAGCTGTTGTTCCAGCACTAGGATTAATTCTGTACACTGCTTCCGAACAACGGCGTACCGCTACAGTAGAGGCACGAGAACAGACACTACGGCTGGCGAGATTGGCGGCTAATAACCAAAAACAGGTTGTAGAAGGAACCCGTCAACTGCTGATGATATTGGCACAGCTGCCAGTTGTCCGTCAGGGTAATTCAGCAGAGTGCAATCAATTGTTGACCGATATCCTGAAACAACACTCAGCTTACGCTAATTTTGCCGTACTTGATGGTCAAGGAAACGTGATTTGTACTGGGATTGCCTACTCTGGCTCTGTGAATCTCAGAGACCGCAGTTATTTCCAACGTGCTTTGCAAACTCGGAAATTTGTGGTTGGTGATTATCAAATAGATCGCGTCACTAAAAAAGCTACCCTGAATTTCGCTTACCCAATTTTAGACAAAGCAGGGCGAGTGCAAACTGTGGTTGTAGCTGCACTTGATTTAGCTCAGTTAAATCAGTTGGCGGCGCAAATAAAAATGCCTCAAGGCTCGGTGCTGAGTTTGGTTGACAAGAAAGGAACACTTTTAGTCCGCTATCCCAATACGCAAAATTGGGTAGGTAAATCTATATCGCCGGATGCTTTCGCCAGAATGAAAATCGCTCAGGTTGAGGGGATCGATGAAGTGACTAGCCTTGATGGTGTGCCGCGAATCTTTGCCTTTATTCCTTTGGGCGATAATCCAGTCAAGCCGGATGGATATATCAGGATTGGTATTCCCAAGTCTGAAGTTTTTGCTAATGCTGATAGTTTATTATTCAGAAACTTAATTAGTTTAGGTGCAGTTACTTTTTTAGCGATCGCAGCTGCTTGGGTAGGTGGAGATGTATTTTTTCTCAACCAGATACAATCTTTAGTGCAAACAGCCAAGACCTTGGGTAGTGGTCAACTCAACACTCGTACTGGACTTGCTCATATATCGGGAGAACTTAGTCAACTGGCGCAAGCGATTGACAAAATGGCCGCAGCACTAGAAGCACGGGAAATCGCGATCGCTTCTCTGAGCCAAAATATGCAAACTTTATTTGAGTTAATTCCTATTGGCATTCTGATCGCGGAAGATATGGAATTTAAGGAGGTAAAATCTAACCCAGCATTTGCTGAGATTTTAGGTATCTTGCCTGAAGTTAATGTTTCCTCTACTCCCGTTAATGCTCCGCCTCCATCTTACAAAATTTTGCGGCAGGGAAAGGAACTCTCACCAGAAGAATATCCGCTACGTTATGCAGCCATTCATAATACAGAAGTCAAAGGCACAGAAGTTGATATCGTTCGCGGTAATGGCACTATATTTAATTTATTTGGTTATGCTGCTCCCCTACTTGATGAACAGGATAATCCTAGAGGATCGGTAGCTGCATTTTTGAATATTACTGAACGCAAGCAGGCAGAAGAATGCACACGTAAGTTGATGAGCCAGGTGCAACATCAAGCCAATATCTTAAATGCGATTCTCTCTGCCTCAGTAGATCATATTTATATTTTTGATCGGCATGGTCATTATCAGTATGTCAGTGAAGGTGGGGCTGCGGTTTAG
- a CDS encoding anti-sigma regulatory factor has translation MKLQIRSLPLNGVQMTMQKTETIDIQSSTDVVLVRQAVRLLAVEIGFGLVDQTKIVTAASELARNTLDYGGGGTVKLETLQEGRRRGLRLTFEDRGPGIPDIDLALKDGFTTGSGLGMGLSGAKRLANEFEIQSAVGEGTRVIIVRWK, from the coding sequence ATGAAACTACAAATCAGGTCATTGCCACTCAATGGCGTGCAGATGACGATGCAGAAGACTGAAACAATCGACATTCAATCTTCTACAGATGTAGTCTTAGTTCGGCAAGCCGTGCGCCTGCTGGCCGTGGAAATTGGCTTTGGCTTAGTAGACCAAACAAAAATTGTCACCGCCGCCAGTGAGTTAGCCCGCAATACCCTAGACTATGGGGGAGGTGGCACAGTAAAACTAGAAACGCTTCAGGAAGGGAGACGACGAGGACTCCGGCTGACCTTTGAAGATCGGGGCCCGGGAATTCCCGATATTGATCTGGCGCTGAAGGATGGGTTCACCACGGGTAGCGGATTGGGTATGGGATTGAGCGGTGCTAAACGACTTGCTAACGAGTTTGAGATTCAGTCTGCGGTGGGAGAAGGAACACGGGTAATAATTGTACGATGGAAATAA
- a CDS encoding ATP-binding SpoIIE family protein phosphatase, translating into MRESVAITITESSQTGEARRVAIALATQLGFQETQRGKLGIVVTEVASNLIQHGKGGVLLLRLIEHNSAIGIEVLSLDKGRGMVDVDECLQDGFSTAGTLGNGLGAISRLSGLFEIYSIRNQGTALLAHLWSTSAPHEPEKILEIGAICLPKRGEDISGDAWAYQVDRCRSLLLVADGLGHGPAAATASSKAVRIFQEHDRSPGAIVEAAHAALRSTRGAALGITEIDFEQQSVRFAGIGNIAASIFSFTERHHLISNNGTVGHEIRKIQEFSYPWYANGLLIMHSDGLDSKWQLDRYPGLSQKHPSLIAGVLYRDFNRDRDDVTVLVAKGMSN; encoded by the coding sequence ATGAGAGAATCTGTCGCCATTACAATTACTGAATCTAGCCAGACCGGGGAAGCGCGACGGGTAGCGATCGCTTTGGCAACTCAGCTCGGCTTTCAGGAAACGCAACGGGGCAAGCTTGGCATTGTGGTGACAGAGGTTGCGAGTAATCTGATACAGCACGGTAAGGGTGGAGTGTTGTTGCTAAGATTGATCGAACACAATTCAGCTATTGGTATTGAAGTCTTGTCCCTAGATAAAGGACGGGGAATGGTTGATGTGGATGAGTGTTTGCAAGATGGCTTTTCCACCGCCGGAACCTTAGGCAATGGACTGGGCGCAATTTCTCGCCTGTCTGGTTTATTTGAAATTTACTCCATTCGCAACCAGGGGACGGCGCTCCTCGCCCACCTCTGGTCAACCTCCGCACCCCATGAGCCTGAAAAAATCTTAGAAATTGGGGCGATTTGTTTGCCCAAACGAGGTGAGGACATTTCAGGAGATGCCTGGGCATATCAAGTCGATCGTTGCCGCAGCCTGTTGCTAGTAGCCGATGGCTTAGGGCATGGGCCTGCGGCGGCTACTGCTTCCTCAAAAGCCGTCAGAATCTTTCAAGAACACGATCGCTCTCCTGGTGCGATCGTCGAAGCTGCCCACGCCGCCTTGCGAAGTACGCGAGGAGCAGCACTCGGCATTACTGAAATCGACTTTGAACAACAGTCTGTCCGCTTTGCCGGAATTGGCAATATCGCTGCTAGCATCTTCTCCTTTACTGAACGCCACCATCTGATATCTAACAACGGCACGGTGGGACATGAAATTCGCAAAATTCAAGAGTTTAGCTATCCCTGGTATGCCAACGGACTTTTAATTATGCATTCTGACGGATTAGACAGTAAGTGGCAGCTCGATCGCTATCCAGGCTTGAGTCAAAAACATCCCAGCCTGATTGCAGGTGTCTTATACCGAGACTTTAACCGAGACCGAGACGATGTGACAGTGTTAGTGGCTAAAGGAATGAGCAATTAA